A window of the Rhizobium viscosum genome harbors these coding sequences:
- a CDS encoding heme-dependent oxidative N-demethylase family protein → MAIVFKQETFRDDFTYRNSPENIRRFPFPFDRDEYMYSVNMEPHVKGREGTVFESLIDVDEHYVAEMQDRALVLKEDPLRYQALPHMMTAQWDTLELLMEEQAAGYPEHFTLIRNGDQWRWINRPLGIDDTFTFGDRSTLPYEPLEYITRQAQGDFCIVDQRDGNLWMDAGMVTTQADWSLDFDIGMNFMEWHGPVPLAHQIGVFDRALKFLLNLQQGKPTRRFNWTMTINPRLDTSPENYHKWGPDRTTVTSENVGEKVHLRVELQSLWRLPRSNAILFVIRCYLMNMEELVTVPKWARRFPRVLKTLPVELIDYKGLTRYRETTIDWLSRFDDGVPTSPGIFPD, encoded by the coding sequence ATGGCCATCGTCTTCAAACAGGAAACCTTCCGCGACGACTTCACCTATCGCAACAGCCCGGAAAACATCCGCCGCTTTCCGTTTCCCTTCGATCGCGACGAATACATGTATTCGGTCAACATGGAGCCGCATGTGAAGGGCCGCGAGGGCACCGTGTTCGAAAGCCTCATCGATGTCGATGAGCATTATGTCGCCGAGATGCAGGATCGGGCGCTGGTGCTGAAAGAAGATCCGCTGCGCTACCAGGCACTGCCGCATATGATGACGGCGCAATGGGATACGCTGGAGCTCTTGATGGAAGAGCAGGCTGCCGGCTATCCCGAGCATTTCACGCTGATCAGGAACGGTGACCAGTGGCGCTGGATCAACCGGCCGCTCGGCATCGACGACACATTCACCTTCGGTGACCGTTCGACGTTGCCCTATGAACCGCTCGAATACATCACCCGCCAGGCTCAGGGAGATTTCTGCATCGTCGACCAGCGTGACGGCAATCTCTGGATGGATGCGGGCATGGTGACGACCCAGGCCGACTGGTCACTTGATTTCGATATCGGCATGAATTTCATGGAATGGCACGGTCCGGTGCCGCTCGCCCACCAGATCGGCGTCTTCGATAGGGCGCTGAAATTTCTCCTGAACCTGCAGCAGGGCAAGCCGACGCGCCGCTTCAACTGGACGATGACCATCAATCCGAGACTGGATACCAGCCCGGAGAACTATCACAAATGGGGTCCGGATCGCACGACCGTGACATCGGAGAATGTCGGCGAGAAGGTGCATCTTCGCGTGGAGTTGCAGAGCCTTTGGCGCCTGCCGCGCTCGAATGCCATCCTCTTCGTCATCCGCTGCTACCTGATGAATATGGAGGAGCTGGTAACGGTGCCGAAATGGGCGCGCCGCTTTCCCCGTGTCCTGAAAACGCTGCCAGTAGAGCTCATCGACTACAAGGGACTGACCCGCTACCGCGAGACGACCATAGACTGGCTCTCCAGATTTGACGATGGCGTACCGACAAGCCCCGGCATCTTTCCGGACTGA
- a CDS encoding PDR/VanB family oxidoreductase, giving the protein MSGGTEIPVCVTKVTPVVDRIKRFRFERLDGRPMPYFSGGAHVIVSMNDEGHMRRNAYSLMSPPQDCSAYEISVLHVENSRGGSTFMHEKVREGDEMKVSYPVNLFQPDWRARKHLLIAGGIGITPFIAMMEQFSREGANFELHYAVRSHDRGAYCRELVDRYGSHRVKIYCDAESNFIPLARLLDSQPLGTHLYVCGPSGMIDGVLRAGLEAGWPEQNLHSERFLSSQPGKPFDIELLRSEKMVHVGHHESMLEAIEAAGVDAPFLCRGGACGQCETAVAACEGRLLHHDVYLSDEEKASGRKVMICVSRFEGSRLSLDL; this is encoded by the coding sequence GTGAGCGGTGGTACAGAAATTCCCGTCTGCGTGACGAAGGTGACGCCGGTCGTCGACCGCATCAAGCGCTTCCGCTTCGAACGCCTCGATGGCCGGCCGATGCCCTATTTTTCCGGCGGCGCGCATGTCATCGTCTCGATGAATGACGAAGGCCATATGCGGCGCAACGCCTATTCGCTGATGTCGCCGCCGCAGGATTGCTCGGCCTATGAGATCAGCGTGCTGCATGTCGAGAATTCGCGCGGCGGCTCGACCTTCATGCACGAGAAGGTGCGCGAAGGAGACGAGATGAAGGTCTCCTATCCCGTCAACCTCTTTCAGCCGGACTGGCGCGCCCGCAAGCATCTTCTGATCGCCGGCGGGATCGGTATCACGCCCTTCATCGCGATGATGGAGCAGTTTTCCCGTGAGGGTGCCAATTTCGAGCTGCATTATGCGGTGCGCTCCCACGACCGCGGCGCTTATTGCCGGGAACTGGTCGACCGCTACGGTTCGCATCGGGTGAAGATCTATTGCGACGCGGAGAGCAACTTCATTCCTCTCGCCCGCCTGCTCGACAGCCAGCCGCTCGGCACGCATCTTTATGTCTGCGGACCCTCGGGCATGATTGATGGCGTATTGAGGGCGGGATTGGAGGCCGGCTGGCCGGAGCAGAACCTGCATTCGGAACGGTTTCTATCCTCCCAGCCCGGCAAGCCCTTCGACATAGAGCTGCTGCGGTCGGAAAAGATGGTTCATGTCGGCCATCACGAGAGCATGCTGGAGGCGATCGAGGCGGCCGGCGTCGACGCGCCCTTTCTCTGTCGAGGAGGCGCCTGCGGACAATGCGAGACGGCAGTTGCGGCCTGCGAGGGCAGGCTCCTGCATCACGACGTCTATCTGAGCGATGAAGAAAAGGCCTCCGGCCGCAAGGTGATGATCTGCGTCTCCCGCTTCGAGGGAAGCAGGCTCAGCCTCGACCTCTAG
- a CDS encoding dimethylamine monooxygenase subunit DmmA family protein: MLVEGIKSRPVYRGLTIQPQARHHVFALEGEGANALLDQTGGLDEAILSRSEILYVARGSKGAGHDEALRRLDADMFFVAPTIPTLLFRLKGSLTTARMGTRLYIAGTEGFIGQAMMVALDHGVDYASIITEHRGSLARRVQCVHCKGITENVTHSPFTCSHCGLPLLVRDHYSRRLGAFQGVNIDAEEPGSAPDPEELFL; this comes from the coding sequence ATGCTTGTCGAAGGCATCAAGAGCCGGCCGGTCTACAGGGGGCTGACGATCCAGCCGCAGGCCCGGCATCATGTTTTCGCGCTGGAGGGAGAGGGTGCGAATGCTCTTCTCGATCAGACGGGGGGGCTTGATGAAGCTATCCTTTCCCGCAGCGAGATCCTCTATGTCGCTCGCGGTTCGAAGGGGGCGGGCCATGACGAGGCACTGCGCCGCCTCGACGCCGACATGTTCTTTGTTGCCCCGACGATCCCCACTTTGCTCTTCCGGCTGAAGGGATCGCTAACGACCGCCCGCATGGGCACACGGCTCTATATTGCAGGTACCGAAGGCTTCATCGGCCAGGCGATGATGGTCGCCCTAGACCATGGCGTGGACTACGCCTCGATCATCACGGAGCATCGCGGTTCGCTCGCGCGGCGGGTGCAATGCGTGCATTGCAAGGGCATCACCGAGAACGTCACGCATAGCCCGTTTACCTGCAGCCATTGCGGCCTGCCGCTCCTCGTACGCGACCACTATTCGCGCCGACTCGGCGCCTTCCAGGGCGTCAATATCGACGCCGAGGAGCCCGGCAGCGCCCCAGACCCGGAGGAATTGTTCCTGTGA
- a CDS encoding aminomethyltransferase family protein gives MALSWRFSALADRHRALGSKLEDWSGMGTAWTYDKNMSDEHVAVRTKAGIMDVSGLKKVHLVGPHAIAVLDYITTRDMTKIYPGRSVYATMLNDRGHFTDDCIVYRTGPNSWMLVHGSGSGHEEIVKQAAGRNCAVLFDDDLHDLSLQGPLAVDYLAKYVPGIRDLKYFHHMQTTLFGAPVMISRTGYTGERGYEIFVRGQDAVMVWDRIVAEGADMGIIPCCFSVLDMLRVESYLLFYPYDNSQMYPFADQPPGDSLWELGLDFTVSPGKTGFRGAEEHARLKGKERFKIFGMLIDADGPADLGDEVYADGKKVGVITCPSYSALTKKSMAIARLDVDKAAHGAKLEVRGKTLKTSAIAHTLPFDDPEKKKRTAVG, from the coding sequence ATGGCATTATCTTGGCGTTTCTCCGCCTTGGCGGATCGGCATCGCGCTCTCGGATCGAAGCTCGAAGACTGGAGCGGCATGGGAACCGCCTGGACCTACGACAAGAACATGTCTGACGAGCATGTCGCGGTCCGCACAAAGGCCGGCATCATGGATGTCTCGGGCCTTAAGAAGGTGCATCTGGTCGGCCCGCATGCGATCGCCGTGCTCGACTATATCACCACCCGCGACATGACGAAGATTTATCCCGGCCGCTCGGTCTACGCGACCATGCTGAACGACCGCGGTCACTTCACCGACGATTGCATCGTCTACCGCACCGGCCCGAATTCCTGGATGCTGGTGCACGGCTCAGGCTCCGGCCATGAGGAGATCGTCAAGCAGGCGGCCGGCCGCAATTGCGCCGTGCTCTTCGACGACGACCTTCATGACCTGTCGCTGCAAGGCCCGCTCGCGGTTGACTACCTTGCCAAATACGTGCCCGGCATCCGCGACCTCAAATATTTCCATCACATGCAGACGACGCTGTTCGGTGCGCCTGTCATGATCTCGCGCACCGGCTATACCGGCGAGCGCGGCTACGAGATCTTCGTGCGTGGCCAGGATGCCGTCATGGTCTGGGATCGTATCGTAGCCGAAGGCGCAGATATGGGCATCATCCCCTGCTGCTTCTCTGTGCTCGACATGCTGCGCGTCGAGAGCTACCTGCTCTTCTATCCCTACGACAACTCGCAGATGTATCCCTTTGCCGACCAGCCGCCCGGCGATAGCCTGTGGGAGCTTGGCCTCGATTTCACGGTCAGCCCCGGCAAGACCGGCTTCCGTGGCGCCGAGGAACATGCGCGGCTGAAGGGCAAGGAACGGTTCAAGATCTTTGGCATGCTGATCGACGCGGACGGTCCGGCCGATCTTGGCGACGAAGTCTATGCCGACGGAAAGAAGGTCGGCGTGATCACCTGCCCGAGCTATTCTGCGTTGACGAAGAAGTCGATGGCGATCGCCCGTCTTGACGTCGACAAGGCTGCGCACGGCGCGAAGCTCGAAGTGCGCGGCAAGACCCTGAAGACCAGCGCGATCGCGCATACGCTGCCCTTCGACGATCCGGAAAAGAAGAAGAGGACGGCAGTCGGCTAA
- the folD gene encoding bifunctional methylenetetrahydrofolate dehydrogenase/methenyltetrahydrofolate cyclohydrolase FolD, producing MVEVIDGKQVAASVIETVKSANAALEAAKGVRTGLAVIIVGDDPASHTYVSSKSRMAKECGFKSVQHTLPVETSQEELAALVAALNADPSIHGILVQLPLPRHLDSEAIIQSILPEKDVDGLSVVNAGKLATGDLKTGLVSCTPAGAMVFVRRTHGDDLSGLNATVIGRSNLFGKPMAQLLLNANATVTIAHSRTKDLAGICRNADILVAAVGRPEMVKADWVKPGATVIDVGINRIAAPERGEGKTRLVGDVAFAEVSPVAAVITPVPGGVGPMTIAMLMANTVIAAHRSAGLTPPVFQ from the coding sequence ATGGTCGAGGTCATCGACGGCAAGCAGGTTGCCGCATCCGTAATCGAAACCGTGAAATCGGCAAATGCCGCGCTCGAGGCCGCCAAGGGCGTACGGACGGGCCTTGCGGTCATCATTGTCGGCGACGATCCGGCGAGCCACACCTATGTCAGCTCCAAGAGCCGCATGGCCAAGGAATGCGGCTTCAAGTCCGTCCAGCACACGCTGCCTGTCGAGACGAGCCAGGAGGAGCTTGCCGCCCTCGTTGCCGCGCTCAATGCCGATCCGTCGATCCACGGCATTCTCGTGCAGTTGCCGCTGCCCAGACATCTCGACAGCGAGGCGATCATCCAGTCGATCCTGCCGGAGAAGGATGTCGACGGCCTGAGCGTCGTCAATGCCGGCAAGCTTGCGACCGGCGACCTGAAGACCGGCCTCGTCTCCTGTACGCCGGCCGGCGCCATGGTCTTCGTCCGTCGCACCCATGGTGACGATCTGTCCGGCCTCAATGCCACCGTCATCGGCCGCTCCAACCTGTTCGGCAAGCCGATGGCGCAGCTTCTGCTGAATGCCAATGCGACGGTCACCATCGCCCATTCGCGCACCAAGGACCTCGCCGGCATCTGCCGCAATGCCGATATTCTGGTGGCCGCGGTCGGCCGTCCGGAAATGGTCAAAGCCGATTGGGTCAAACCCGGCGCCACCGTCATCGACGTCGGCATCAACCGCATCGCCGCCCCCGAGCGCGGCGAGGGCAAGACCCGCCTCGTCGGCGATGTCGCCTTTGCCGAGGTTTCTCCGGTTGCTGCCGTCATCACTCCGGTTCCAGGCGGCGTCGGCCCGATGACGATCGCCATGCTGATGGCCAATACGGTGATTGCCGCCCATCGTTCGGCAGGACTAACGCCGCCGGTATTCCAGTGA
- the purU gene encoding formyltetrahydrofolate deformylase, whose amino-acid sequence MKSYVLTVSCKSTRGIVAAISGYLAEQGCNIVDSSQFDDLDTGQFFMRVSFISEEGISEAEIRAGFNSIAARFGMTYDFHDSEKRMKVLLMVSRFGHCLNDLLYRWKIGALPIDIVGVVSNHFDYQKVVVNHDIPFHHIPVTKANKVQAEAHIMEVAEQTGTELIVLARYMQILSDEMCQKMSGRIINIHHSFLPSFKGANPYKQAYQRGVKLIGATAHYVTADLDEGPIIEQDTARITHAQSPDDYVSIGRDVESQVLARAIHAHIHHRTFINGNRTVVFPASPGSYASERMG is encoded by the coding sequence ATGAAGAGCTACGTACTGACGGTATCCTGCAAGTCGACGCGCGGCATCGTTGCGGCGATTTCGGGTTATCTCGCCGAACAGGGCTGCAACATCGTCGACAGCTCGCAATTCGACGATCTGGACACCGGCCAGTTCTTCATGCGTGTCTCCTTCATTTCCGAAGAAGGCATCTCCGAGGCCGAGATCCGCGCCGGCTTCAACAGCATCGCCGCACGTTTCGGCATGACTTACGATTTCCACGACAGCGAGAAGCGCATGAAGGTGCTGCTCATGGTGTCGCGCTTCGGCCATTGTCTCAACGACCTGCTCTATCGCTGGAAGATCGGCGCCCTGCCGATCGATATCGTCGGCGTCGTCTCCAACCATTTCGATTACCAGAAGGTCGTCGTCAACCACGACATTCCCTTCCACCATATTCCCGTCACCAAGGCCAACAAGGTGCAGGCGGAAGCCCATATCATGGAAGTGGCCGAGCAGACCGGCACGGAACTGATCGTGCTGGCCCGCTATATGCAGATTCTGTCAGACGAGATGTGCCAGAAAATGTCGGGCCGGATCATCAACATCCACCATTCCTTCCTGCCGAGCTTCAAGGGTGCCAATCCCTACAAGCAGGCCTATCAGCGTGGCGTGAAGCTGATCGGTGCCACGGCGCACTACGTGACGGCCGATCTTGATGAAGGCCCGATCATCGAGCAGGACACGGCCCGCATCACCCATGCGCAGAGCCCGGACGACTACGTTTCGATCGGCCGCGATGTCGAAAGCCAGGTGCTGGCGCGCGCCATCCACGCCCATATCCACCATCGTACCTTCATCAACGGCAACCGCACCGTCGTGTTCCCGGCAAGCCCGGGCAGCTACGCTTCCGAGCGCATGGGCTGA
- the glnT gene encoding type III glutamate--ammonia ligase: MTLDLAAFAKDKGIKYFMISYTDLFSGQRAKLVPAQAIAGMQEEGAGFAGFATWLDMTPAHPDLFAVPDATSVIQLPWKKDVAWVAADCMMEGRLVAQAPRNVLKKLVGKAEAAGKRVKTGVEAEFFLITADGEQISDGRDTAEKPCYDQQAVMRRYDVIAEICDYMLELGWGAYQNDHEDANGQFEMNWEFDDALKTADKHSFFKFMVKSIAEKHGLRATFMPKPFKGLTGNGCHCHISVWDNDGRVNVFADKTAEFGLSAEGRHFLGGIMKHASALAAITNPTVNSYKRINAPRTTSGATWSPNTVTWTGNNRTHMVRVPGPGRFELRLPDGAVNPYLLQAIIIAAGLDGLDDRADPGPHHDIDMYAEGHLVKNAPRLPLNLLDALRAYDADETLKAAIGSEFSAAYLKLKHQEWNAYCSHFTQWERDSTLDI, encoded by the coding sequence ATGACACTGGACCTTGCTGCTTTTGCGAAAGACAAAGGCATCAAATATTTCATGATCAGCTATACTGATCTCTTCTCCGGCCAGCGTGCCAAGCTGGTGCCGGCGCAGGCGATTGCCGGCATGCAGGAGGAGGGCGCGGGTTTTGCCGGTTTCGCCACTTGGCTCGACATGACGCCCGCCCATCCTGATCTCTTCGCCGTTCCCGATGCCACCTCCGTCATCCAGCTTCCCTGGAAGAAGGACGTCGCCTGGGTCGCCGCAGATTGCATGATGGAAGGCAGGCTCGTGGCGCAGGCGCCGCGCAATGTGCTGAAGAAGCTTGTCGGTAAAGCCGAAGCGGCAGGCAAGCGGGTCAAGACCGGTGTCGAGGCCGAATTCTTCCTGATCACCGCCGACGGCGAACAGATTTCCGATGGCCGCGACACGGCTGAAAAGCCCTGCTACGACCAGCAGGCCGTCATGCGCCGTTACGACGTCATCGCCGAGATTTGCGACTACATGCTGGAGCTCGGCTGGGGCGCCTACCAGAACGACCACGAGGATGCCAACGGCCAGTTCGAGATGAACTGGGAATTCGACGATGCGCTGAAGACGGCCGACAAGCATTCCTTCTTCAAGTTCATGGTCAAGTCCATTGCCGAGAAGCACGGGCTTCGTGCCACCTTCATGCCGAAGCCCTTCAAAGGTCTGACCGGCAATGGCTGCCATTGCCATATCTCCGTCTGGGACAATGACGGCAGGGTCAACGTCTTCGCCGACAAGACGGCCGAATTCGGTCTGTCTGCGGAAGGTAGGCACTTCCTCGGCGGCATTATGAAACACGCTTCGGCGCTTGCCGCGATCACCAACCCGACCGTCAATTCCTACAAGCGCATCAATGCGCCGCGCACGACCTCTGGCGCCACATGGTCGCCGAATACGGTGACGTGGACCGGCAACAACCGCACCCACATGGTGCGCGTCCCGGGCCCAGGCCGTTTCGAGCTGCGCCTGCCAGATGGTGCGGTCAACCCCTACCTGCTGCAGGCTATCATCATCGCGGCCGGCCTCGACGGCCTCGACGACAGGGCCGATCCTGGCCCGCACCACGATATCGATATGTATGCGGAGGGCCATCTCGTGAAGAATGCGCCGCGTCTGCCGCTGAACCTGCTCGATGCCCTGCGCGCCTACGATGCAGACGAGACGTTGAAGGCTGCAATCGGTTCGGAATTCTCCGCCGCCTATCTCAAGCTCAAACACCAGGAGTGGAATGCCTACTGTTCGCATTTCACGCAGTGGGAACGCGACAGTACGCTCGATATCTGA